Genomic segment of Cygnus olor isolate bCygOlo1 chromosome 20, bCygOlo1.pri.v2, whole genome shotgun sequence:
TTTTTTCGCTTCTTTTTCTATGggtaataaaatgaaaatctgttaaACATGCATTGATCATTACAACAGTGTTTTGAATTTGTTCTGTAGGTCTTAAATCTACGTTCGGTGCTCATAAACTCCATCTTGACCCGCTCTGCTCCCACTAAGGCTAGTGACAATAAAAGATAGCACGAACTAATTTTGGATCAGGAAATGAACACTTGATGTTAAAATGTTATCAATAATCCTGCCAGGTCAAACATAGGGACAGTATTTCCAATTCTGAAATGTAGATTTAGAAAGGCTGCAATTAACTGCTGTAAATGTTATGTGGAGTACTCAAAGTGTCAGTCAGCAGTTACTGGGACACTGTATTTACCTACCTTGGTTTTGCTCCCCAGACAGTATGTTTcctcatcatttttatttgctgaggCAAAtataaagcaacaaaacaaagtaatgtTTGTTCATGAGGGGGAAAGAAGAATTATTTATAACCTAGTCTTGTTTACCCAGCTCATCTacaaaaatccttaaaattGTGGTTTAATAGCAAGACCTTGCAGCATTGTATTAGGTTCTTCACTAATTGGGCATTTTGGGCTTAACAAAAATTGTTAATAAAGAACTTCACAGGCAAATTGTGTAAACTTTTAGAAGTCTAAGGAACTGCATTGTTCAATGATAATTTTCTTGTGCTGgatccaaaaagaaaagctataaaGAAAACTCACCAAAAGGAAGATGGGGCTAATTGCTACCCAGCAAACTCGCCAGTACCAGCCTGGGGCAAAGCCGAGCATTTCCTTCACATCGTTGCAAAACTGGGTGATGCCTGTGGACACAAGCAGCAGGAGTCATGACagcagaaacatgtttttccaAGTAGATGCATGTACAGCAAATCAATTCAGAACCCAtcttgaaatactgttttgttccTGTAAGTCTTAACTACATTAAATCCTTAATTATTCTGAATGGTATCTCTTACTGTTTTTAGATGTCAGTATACATCTGTCAGAGACCAATCTGTAACAATTCTCACAGATTTGGTAACTAGAGGGTTTGTGGGAGGTAAAAAGGCAAACTTTTCCCTGAGATGACAGCGATCTTGCCTGCAGACACAGGAAACGCCGCTCCGCAGGAGCTCAGGAGTGCTCGTTAGCATTGTTTTGCCCCGTGGCAGCGGACGTACCGTAGAACCAGGCCACAGCAACTGCTTCCAGGAACACCACTGTCAGGACAGCTGGGCCGGTGGCGTACTCTTCAAACAGCTTCACCACATATGCGCCTCCCTGCGAAGGAGGTCATATTAGCAGTGAACCAGAGATCCAGTGACGGGAATCCTGGAACACTATCTTTTATTATTGTCTTCATCTGGACCAAAATATTCACAGATGTGTAAGTTCTGCTGGGGTGTGACCTGTGAAatccctggctgtgctgctggtctGTTCTGGCTCTGTGTGAACATACTCCACCAGTGCCATGCAGAAGAGCTAGAAAGCTAAAAATCTGCTGGCTGTTCTAGTTGGATTTTAATGCACAAATGAGATTTATTGGGGTGTGATGGAGTGGTTTTTTGCATGCCCTCTGTGTCTTCTTTCTCCAACCTGAGTCATAGTTACAGAACAGGAAACAACTAGGgtgttgctttgctttccttccatTTGGGATGCCTAGAATCAGATGAAGGAGGAGGACATTGCGTCCCAGAGAGGAACTACGTCTGCCTTTactgtaaaatgcttttaattagaAGATAGTTGTTAATGAGCAAGGGGAGTGAAGTGCGACAGGAAAgccaagtattttttccttgtccCTTATGATCATTGCATTCACAATTCAAAATTTAGCTTgttgtgaaaacaaaatcccacaAGCGATGAAGGGGTAATTAAGGTGTGACTGATGATGCTTTCCAGCTTGATTTGATGAGGAAGATCTGGGACATTCATTGGCAGAAATTTCTGGAGAGCGGTCCAGCAATAGTTACGGCAATctctaacatatttttttaatcgttcttttaaaaatatttttcaaacgTTGGATAAATGAAAGTAACAAAtcacaatatttttaaacatggagGTTTGGAGAGTGAGAAGTAGACCACGTATGCAATGTGGATGCATCTCTGCTTGCTGATTTAGtagctggggcagcagctgcatcaTTTGTGACTTGTGGCATGTTAGGGTTTTGCTGAATTGCAATACAATTGTTTCACAACACATTTCCTAGTGAGAGATACTGTTCACATTCATTACAAATACAGGTTTCTAACGTGTAAAGAAAATAGGCGAGAGATTTAATCTGACTTCctgaatctgttttgaaaaaaatactctctCTCCAAGTCGTCATTTGCAGAAAACTGCCAGTAAGGAAAGCTGAGGAGCAGGTAAAATACTTACAAATGTCAGGGTTGCTAATGAGCCCAAAAAGCAAATGATGATCAGACCAAGGACAAACAATTCCCTGCGTTTGCTCCAGACATGAGGGAATTCATCCAGTACTCCAGTAATCACTCCTTCTAGTCctgcaaactgaaaaatcaatggaaaataGAGGACAGTTTTACCAGGAAGAGGAGTTTTAGATGATTGAAACACTGGTGCTTTATCCTGCCTGTAGAGTTGGTACAACTGCTGTTCAGACAGactttcttcagaattttttaaCTCTTTAGGGCAGGGATTTAGTCTTCCCTCATCAGTAAGAAGTGCCTGCCACCCAGAGGAAGCACTACAAGGAGTAAGCTACTGATAAGACTGCAACCAAGACAGTGCAGCCAACTGAGTTCAGCCTTCCTGGAAGGTGCTGATTCACAATCTGTAAAAACAGGCTTACATAGCAAATTTTTAGAACATCCTTTTTGTAGTGCTGTTGAGAAGGCCTTCATTAGTTCCCACCTTTTAAATCCAGttagcatggaaaaaaaaatccagaatttaCTAATTGACTTATAAATTTACAAGTACAGAAGAGGAGGAACCTGTAAGGCTGCATTCAACCAGGAGCTTGTGAATCAAGTGCTTCAGCCGTGTTCCCAGGTCTCTCACTATTTATCACAGTGACTTTgacaaatcatttaattttattttggccTCAGTTTGTCCAACATCGAAATtggaggaagagctgctgtctcACAGAAGTGCGTGGAGATGCCGGTCTTGCTTTAGAGCCCTTTGGTGACAGCACCATGGTTGCAATTCTGCTTCTTCTGGTGTTTGCTGGGGTAAGGCCATCATACACCCAATGCCATTCATCCACCTCTTCAAATTTGCTCTCTTAGATCTTGTCTACTCACCGTGCTGTCTAATCCCAGCGTGAGtaacatcaggaaaaatatGATGGCAAAGAAAGTTGAAGCAGGCATGTTTGCAATGGCCTCGGCGTAGGTAATGAAGAGCAGACTGGGTCCTGGTATAGGAATTAGAGGTAACTGTTAGCACGGTGCAAATATGTTCTCTTAGAAGAAGTTGGAGAGATCTGTACAAAAAGTTAGCCTACCGGTGTCTTTGGCAACTTCTGATACATCTTCATTCCTCATCTCAGCCATGTATCCCAGCACAGTGAAAATGACAAATCCAGACACAAAACTAGTCATGCAGTTCACGGTACTGGTAACCAGAGCGTCTCTGCAACAGAAGACCTAACTCATATCAGGGAATCAGTGTCTGATGGGAAGGGTAATTTACTACCAGATGGGGTGAGTTACTCATCTGAACAGAGTCCTACAGAAACTACGGGAATGCGGTGAAAAGAACTATGAgtgcattttggaaaacaagcaaacaaacagcaacaaagctGTTATAACATTAGTCTGGCACAGGATTGAATGCTGGATTTATGCTTACAGAAATACCGGACTTCTAAAAGGATTGGAATTACTATAGGAATATTAAAGAATGGAGGAGTTATGTATTTAATTGTATAAATAgcagtttttaagaaaacaaggaaacaactACAAATCGCCTTTCAGCTCAAGACTTTAAAGTCATATCCATACCGACTGCTGAGAATAAGTAATTGTAATCTGATTGTTTGTCAGAGGACTGTGCCATTTTCTTTTGGCACATTTCTACATCTAAGCTTCCTTGCTCTAATTGATAGAGATTCTCTCTTTTGGGGTAGgcaaacagagagaaaactgtTTTAGATTACAGAATCTTTGAATAAGGACTTTTGTTCTGTTACAGCACTGTCTGATTTATGTGTATACAGGTTTGGCAATTCAGTGTCTTTCACCAGCACcgtgtttctttttcattaatacaagcacttatatatatatttttaattttacatacaGAATAAGTTAGAACTCACTGGTAGCAGTTGTTATGGAACTTGTTGTAGCTGGCATAAGCCAATAAGACCCCAAAACCTGGaccaagggagaaaaaaatctgagctgcTGCATCTACCCAAACCTGAAAAATAGTaaagtcaagaaaaaatgaTATGAAACAGACTGAATGAGTTTGGCAGATTCACAATATCACTTAGCCatacaaaattgtttttcaccAGTCTGACTGTATTCTAGTCCTGATTCAACAAGCATTTTGTTAAAAGAGTATGTTGGaatataaattgttttttagATTTGAGACAGGTACTAACATCCACTATAGTTTTCATGCCTTTGCTATGCTTGTGTTCATTGGTGATGTAATTAGGATTTATTTCAAGGAATTTACCATGGATAAAATGTTACTGTATTTCTTAATACGCTGTTTTAAGTACTCATTTCTGACAGTATCTTAGATTAATTCACAGTGATTTGCCTGTAATCAGATTAACGTAGCTTTTGGAATGTATAAAAAACTCTCTGTCCATGATTTCATGGTGGGCTTGGCCACCTTCATCCTCCAAATCTCGTGTGCTGTGGAGCAGTCTGGGGTTTGGCTGTGAGTCCTCTGGGATAAGCAGTAGATGATCACTGCCTATATTTTTCCTCGacacattaaaatacatgtgACAGTGTGGGTGCAGTTCTAGTTCGAAGGACTCAATACAGCTTTGTTGTAGCCATGACAGATGCAAGTGTGATGATCTTGTTATGAAAAGCCTGTTGTACTCGAAAAGTGGCCACAGCATTAGCGAGTAGTGTTCCTAAAGTACTAATATCAGCTCTCTTTCTGAAGGTGAAAGCCCACATTCGTCTCTCCTCTTTTGATTGAAGCCTGGAGTTCATTACAACTCATTTCTAATACTCTCTTCCATCGCATGAGGCCATCCCGTATCAGCCACAGACAGAACTCTGTCATCGTCCAGCACACACAGATTGCGATCTGCTGTCCTCACTTCAGATACATCCAATACAATATCAATGCCctttattgctttttcagaAGATGTGGTCCCTTATTGGAGATGCTGCTTTATCAGAGACTGGtgtcttttcatttcctcttcattCAAAACTCTCCATATCAGCTGGGCAGTGGCAGACTTGCAAACATTGgaattttttatctttatatttGTAGTATTTATTGCTTTGGGGGTTTTCCCTCACCCTCCCCACCAGAGACTTTCATAAGCAGCGAAGTGAGCGCAGCCTTGAGCCTGATGGACTGCTTGTCATCCCCTGAGCTCAAAGCTAAATCAGATACTGGAAGGGGTTTTTGTGGTTAGCTCAGTATTGTCCTCATCCCTCCTTTCTTTTAGAACTTTGGGTGTGTATGCAGGCCTAACTGacctcttccttctccagagCACTCGCACGTATCCACTGATCACTGAGTCGTGTGTTAGCTGGCAGCTGGAGACTCCTTGGgcttttctgccagaggctgtCACCGGTTGGAGATCTTAAGTTTCAGCTCTGGTAACTGCACTTTAAATACGGGTAATTGGAGCCACTGCTGGGCGGGGGAAGTCTGCCAGTTTCTCCCCTCCCGGGCAGAAAACCTGTGGCTAATCCAGATGTCAGGGTTTAGTAAAATTAGTTTGCTCAGTGTGACTGCTGTAGGTAAAGGACTGTGTTGCAGTGTAGCAGGGATCATAACAGTTTCGTGCTCGATGCCAGGCTGCTCACCATTCCCTAATAGCTCGAGCTAAACTGATGGTGGGCTTAAGTAGCAGAATAGAACCAGGAAACCTGTctaatcttaaaaacaaaaacaaaaagccactaTATAATTATGGAAAGAATAGCATGACTGtttaaacaaaagcatgaaGTCAGGCTTTTGAGTCCAAACTAAGACGTGTGTGTAATCATGCTCAATGCTGGGAGTAGGCACTAAAGTTTATACATGCTGATATCCATGCTGAGTGGCTAAAAGTGAATCCCTGCCCTTTTATAATGCTTTTACCTCAGTGGCCAGGAGTTTCTGCCAGTCAGGTTTCAGGTAGTAGAGGACACCTCTCCAGGCTCCAGGCAGAGTTGCACCTCTCACTAGCAGGATAAAGAGGATGATGTATGGGAATGTGGCAGTCACCCACACCACCTGCGAGGGGAACATGAAGGTAGCGTTTGCCATGGGTAGAAAATTAACAGATGGTAAGAAGTTAAACAATTGATAACTCTTAGCATTTATAGCATCTTCATATGAACTTCTCAAAAGTTCTGTGAATGGGCAGTTGGCACATAAATACCCATGCTTTCTCTGGGCAGGGTTGCTCTTGTCCACAGAACGGTGGCATAAGTTATTGTTGTGGTGTATTACTTGGGTAACAGTCGGAGTCACTGCGGTAAGAGCTTCCCGAATACACGAGGCCATAACCCCTGCCGTGAAGGCAGTCTGGGATAATTCTGTCGTGTTAATTGGCTCCTTTAGAACTGCTGCTAGGCTATACTGTACCAAGTGATTTGTCTTGCTTTTGCATTCACCTTGCCAGATGTTTTGACCCCTTTCCAGATGCTGAAGTATACAATGGTGAAGATTAACAATAAACAGAGGGTCAATTGCCAGCTAATGCCCCCCAGGTCATCCAGCCCATTGGACCTATGCACCTGTAGAACTTGGCGgctgaaagaggaaagaaaaacacagtgtAGATATTTTTGTAACAAATACTTATGTTCAGTATGCTTTGAGCAGTCCCATACTGTGGTCTGAGCATTACAAGTAGTCCTGAGGCCTTGATAAGTAGCCTTCAGAGTCATatcatttgggatttttttaattacaagcTTGACATTTGTTGTAAACCACTGATGATAAATGATAAGTGTTGACAGCTGATAAAGGCCAGAAAATTGCGAACCTCTGATCTAAAATACAGAGCACCCTCCCACACACCCTAAGCATACATACAAGTATTTGATTATCTGAATACTTTAGAAAAGAATACTCTTGCTAAacacccctcctccccctccgAAGAAAACCTTGCTTCGTGTTCCACCGTTCTGTCTGATATTACTGTCCTCACTTACATGCACTTACGTATAAAATTCTTCTGCAGGAGAGATGGAGTACAGGGTCCAGCTGACGTTGTCCTTGCTGAAGTAGTTCGTGCAGTTGCCTGTGTTCCAGGCGTTTGTGCAGCTGGTCCACGGCAGCTCCGTCGTGAAGGAGGACACGAGGTAGTAAAAGGCCCACGCCATAATGGTGTTGTAGTAGGAGGCCACGTAAAGATCAATTATACAGATGGCAAAGCCAATTCCTAGTAAGGTAGGAAATAATTCCAGGAAGCGAGTGAGTTTTGGgccacagaaaagaaggaattgtTTATTCACATCAACTACAGTTAGTAATTGCCTAAGGCAGTTCTGCAGGAGGCACACGTACCCTGTCCTGTGTCTACCACACTGGAATTTCTTGTGGCTTCGGAAACACTCAGGCTCTGATTCCAAAAAAGCATTCTTAGTCCAGACAAAATATGCTTAAATAGTTTGTTTCATCTGCTCTTAAAATGTGGAATTTAGAAACTGCCATCTTGTACTcccagtgggaaaaaaaaaaaaagaccagagcTCTAGCAAGAGTAACAAGCATGTAGAATAGGTCTTTCTGTTCTAAAAGACTGCAAACAGGGACTCATTTCCCTGTATATTTGAAATAGAAGTAGCggatctttcttctttcttgtttttaattttgggTTCAgtaatattataattattttagtgactaattttttgcttgtttgtttgttttgtttttttcaagcttgGGTCAGACAAAATGGACTGGCCTCTCTGTAGTCAATTGGAGAGTTGCACGTCACGTGTATATGAGAGCACAGGCACACACCTACAGATATGTACATAAAGTCTTATGAAAGCTTTCTTTGTAAAGCCAAAATCTTGTGTCGAACTAGCCTTACTTTGCTTTATgtgattttcagatttttttctcagaaacgTCATCTTTatagaaaaatctttcagttaTTCAGAAAGTTCCTAgtaattttccatttcccttcaTTACCTTTGAAAATGGGACATATTTTTCTCCAGATTGAGATGCACCCATTCCTGTGGTACTGTCCTAACGCTAGTTCCATATAGAAGAGAGGAATACCTCCAAAGATGGCCATGATTGTGTACGGAATGAGGAATGCTCCtgcaagaaagcaagcaggtgGTTACAGTTCTTCATAGGACTTCTCGTCCACCAGTACCAACACTCCATAAACAGAGTTCTTTCTATCCCCCAGGAACAATGCATATCCCCTCCCTAGCCAGTGTGCCGTGCTGAATTATCCTGGCATTTCCCAGCAGGGTAACTGCGCAGCAGTGTGAATGAGAAGCAGCACTCAGGCCAGGCTTCTCACATTTCTGTAGCGAGTATAGGTGGGGTTCACAAAGACCTTACTGCTTCTGCGATGGATACAATTGTGAGATATAGACAAAAACAATTAACTTCAGTAGAATGCCTGTGTACATCAGGGAGGCAAAAGTCTTTCCTGTCCTAGCTCTCCTTGATTAGATTTGTGTTTTGGCTGAAATGTCAGCGAGTCTGTCCTAGTGTTCCTGGTGAGTGTTTTGACACTTTTGTTTATGTGGTTGTAGATAGCCCTTGGGCAGGGCTTGAGTGTCTTCTCCTGCAAGGTTGTTCTGCACCTAACCAGCTTTCAGTTTCTAGTTGTACTGATTTTTTATATCCTACCCTATCCCGTTGCTTAGGTTTTTCGGTCTGcttgaaaagtattttccccTTACTTATTTGTCGTGTATGGTATTAAAATGAGCCACTAAACTCATTCATTTCTAAGCAAGGATGTTAAAAACAACATATAGAACCGGTCACTGACCTCCTCCGTTTTGATAGCATATGTAAGGAAATCTCCACACGTTTCCCAGATCCACTGCATACCCGATGACAGAGAGTAGAAAGTCAATTTTTTTGCTCCAGGTCTCTCTGTCTTCCAGCTcaatcagctgctgctggccctcagctctgcaggtggtggaggtggtggttgtggtggtggtCGTGGCTGCGGGGGCAGTGCACTGGGCATCTTCCACCCCTCCCATCCCATTGCAAGGACCAGAGCTCTGAACCCCTGAATAGCCATTTGAGATCGGAGCTGCCTCCTCCTTATCTCCCTGGCTGGGATGGACTTTGTTCCCATCCTCCACTAGCCGCAGGGCAGATTTAGGGTTCCTGATCAGAAGTTCGTTCTCTCTGCAGTCTTCTTCTTCATTGCAGCCTGAGACATCTTTCTTGGAAGTCAGCAGCTGAGTCTCATTGCTCgttgcctttttttccattttcccaaGCTTTGTCCTGCTCAGTTGCAGAGGGACAGCAGCACAGCCGCGTGGCTTCTTTTCCCACGCTTTTGTTTCCACTGTATTCCCAACGCTCTTAGAATTCCCCCTCCATTTTTAAATCCATCAGACTGAAGGCACGAACACCatctaagaaaggaaaaatagttttaaaaaatctgttactGGGCTTACTGATGCTGGTAATTTCATGTTACCAGCACTTGTAACAGGTTCTGAGATTAAATTACTTTTGGAAATAATTAACCACCACAGCACGCAATGTGATATTTAGCAGATAATCCATTCGGGATGTACCAGCAAAACTCTCAGCTGTGTAcggagaaaggaaagaagcaatcATCCTCTCCTTCAGCTGCAGGTGGTGTACCTGGCTTATAACAGATCTAGCAGATCTGTTATATCCAGCAGATTTGCTGGATTTTATGCATTGTGGGGCAACTCGCAGGCAGTCAGAGTCCTGCTGTCTTCTGGTACCGCGTTGTCCCTCCGAGCACTGGTTTCGCACCCCGGGAGGTTGTGGGACTCCCATTTTGCACACATCAGGGCGGAGTGTACTGTTTGgcttgtgtttgctttttcataagTTCATACTGTGATTTCTACCATAAATTTCTAGATTCATCCAGTATTAAGAGAGCAGAAttaattaaacaaatacttAGATAACAATGGATATACAAGTTACATTTTATGACCGTATTTCTTTAGAAATCCCATTGTGCCTGCCACGTTTAGAAGCAGATCTGGAAGGCTTAAATGAAAGtttagaaaagtatttaaatgccAGTGCTTTTGCATCAGCTAACTTTTAACGTTCAGTCAGTTCTAAtaacaagggaagaaaaagatcGGGAGTCTTCAGTTTGATTGTTTTGAGTCAGTAAGAACTAGCATTGGGGTCTACATAGGACAAAATTTGTCTCCCATTTTATTTAACTGCTCGCAGAAATAAAGGCATCTCTCACGCTCTTTGGGTCTGCTCACGCCGTGGTTCCAGCCCTGGAAAGGGCACCGGGTGCTGCTCCTGAGGgactgcctgctgccagcaaaAACCCAGGCACTGAGCAAATCCCTGGCTTTACCTGAGGAATGCGGGGGAAACCAgtcattcagaaataaaaaagaaatcaattaacttttctttgagaatataaaaagaacagaaaaaggactGTGATTCCTCTGGtcatgttctgttttctgctcGTTTGTTAGGTAGCGTGAATGCCCAGCTGCCCTTAATGAAATGTTGGAATAGGAGCTGAGCCTTGGTGCTGCACATGCACTAACCTTGCTCTATGGCTAGGAAAGTGTCAAACAAGCCGTGATACCCCCACATACTAAATGATGATAATTACaactcattttcccttttcGAAGCATTTTGTACCGCAGTAAATATCAGTGCAACATCCTGAGCACAAGGATAAGCATTATTTCACTTTCAACTGCTGGAAAAACTAGAGCAGTGAGGGTATAATATTTGCTCATCGCTAGAGGTTGCTCACTGCCAGAGCTATTAAAACTCACGTCTTTTGCCAGCGTTCAGTTTTGTAAAAAGACAGTTTGCTAAGCCTCTTCCTAAACaagcaagcagaaggaaagtTATCCAGTTGCAGGGGATGTTCTCCAGCGAGAAGTCCCTTGAAGGTATTTTTGTAACTGCCAGAGACCTCTCGTTTGTTCCCGCTTACTTTCTGTGCTCACCATGATAATGTTCTTTTCATCACACAGCGAGCAGTGTATATCAATGCATAATTCCTACAATTGCAGCACTTTGCTACTATTAGTTAATCATCCACAAAGACCGAAACATCTTCAGGATTCCAGAGGAAAATACTATGGCAAAGAAGAGTAATTTCTGTTTTACCTGCGAGACTATAAAACCTGAGTGTCTTCGGAGTCCGAAACCTTCCACATGTCCTGAAAGAGCTTGTGCAGATGAAAACAGCTCTACTGCCACTGGTAGCAACATGAAAATCCTAGGAAAAGCCACAGCCAACCCTTCTCTCCATCGTGGACAGAGTATGTTAAGTGTAAGATAGGGATATGGAAAAGTAACCTGAGCCCTTCTGGACTTTATACCTCTTACTCATAAGTGGGAAAGCAGTAAAGGATGTTGATTTAACTTCATTATCTTGTGAGACTGAATTTTCCACACCTGAGAATTAAGcatttactgtatttataaaacattttgcttccGCACATAGACACTTCTTGGCACATTCCTGCCAAGGAAAGATTGTTGAAGATATTGTTGGTTTCCTGGATCTGTGACAAGGTCGTTGTCTTACCCAAATCTAAGCTCCTTTTGCAGACCACAGGAGCGGAATATCACATCACTTTACATAGCTAGGTAGAAGTAGTAGTTTGAGCCTCAAGTTTGCAAAACGACTTGTGCGCTTTGAGGGGCTTTAGCTGGAATTTGaactatttctttctgaaagtgaaTTACAGCTCGTCAGCTACCATGGGAAATCTCTGCAGTGAGACTCCAGAGCTATGCAGTAGTGTTCACAGAAGCAGAGTTGGCACATGAAAACAGACCCATAAGGTTTCATTaaccagttaaaaaaaaaaaaagcgggagaatgtacttttttttttttttccttgcaactgCTACAAACGGTGGCGACAGTGGCAGAAGTAGAGCCCTTGGAGTTGAGAAGTACTCTAGGATTATTAGGGACAATTGCCAGGAGAAAATTATGCTATTAGTGAAGGATtttgcccagcccagcctccaTTTAATTACACGTGCCCATCTCCCTGCAGGACCTAGTGTTACATGCCTTTAGAGTGAATGATGTAAGGAATGGCAATTTAGTACGGATTTTTGATCTGAGTTGTTGCAAAGGTTGCTCTTACATAAATTCATCTTGGCTTCTTATCACTAACCTAGTTAgctgaagataaaaagaaaaaagtcaaaaaaaaaaaaaaagaaagctgtgccttttttgttttgtaagtgTGACTGTGCTCTTTTTGgctgtgccttttttcttttgttttgcaagtgtGACCTTGCTCTTCTGGAGAACCTTCGTGCCTGAGCCTTTTCTCCCTCTGGTGCCCCTGCTGTCCTGTGGGCAGCTGccccctgtgctgccagctgtcCTGTCCCCTCCT
This window contains:
- the SLC6A4 gene encoding sodium-dependent serotonin transporter, yielding MEKKATSNETQLLTSKKDVSGCNEEEDCRENELLIRNPKSALRLVEDGNKVHPSQGDKEEAAPISNGYSGVQSSGPCNGMGGVEDAQCTAPAATTTTTTTTSTTCRAEGQQQLIELEDRETWSKKIDFLLSVIGYAVDLGNVWRFPYICYQNGGGAFLIPYTIMAIFGGIPLFYMELALGQYHRNGCISIWRKICPIFKGIGFAICIIDLYVASYYNTIMAWAFYYLVSSFTTELPWTSCTNAWNTGNCTNYFSKDNVSWTLYSISPAEEFYTRQVLQVHRSNGLDDLGGISWQLTLCLLLIFTIVYFSIWKGVKTSGKVVWVTATFPYIILFILLVRGATLPGAWRGVLYYLKPDWQKLLATEVWVDAAAQIFFSLGPGFGVLLAYASYNKFHNNCYQDALVTSTVNCMTSFVSGFVIFTVLGYMAEMRNEDVSEVAKDTGPSLLFITYAEAIANMPASTFFAIIFFLMLLTLGLDSTFAGLEGVITGVLDEFPHVWSKRRELFVLGLIIICFLGSLATLTFGGAYVVKLFEEYATGPAVLTVVFLEAVAVAWFYGITQFCNDVKEMLGFAPGWYWRVCWVAISPIFLLFVTCSFLSNPPELRLFDYNYPYWTTVVGYCIGTSSIICIPIYMVYRLIVTPGTLKERILKSITPETATEIPIGDIRMNAV